A single window of Saccharomyces kudriavzevii IFO 1802 strain IFO1802 genome assembly, chromosome: 16 DNA harbors:
- the NOT5 gene encoding CCR4-NOT core subunit NOT5 (similar to Saccharomyces cerevisiae NOT5 (YPR072W); ancestral locus Anc_3.370) → MSQRKLQQDIDKLLKKVKEGIEDFDDIYEKFQSTDPSNSSHREKLESDLKREIKKLQKHRDQIKTWLSKEDVKDKQSVLMTNRRLIENGMERFKSVEKLMKTKQFSKEALTNPDIIKDPRELKKRDQVMFIHDCLDELQKQVEQSEAQENEEQTERHEFHIANLENILKKLQNNEMDPEPVEEFQDDIKYYVENNSDPDFIEYDTIYEDMGCEIQPSSNSNEAPKEANNLSSVSSIRSTRKQERSPKKKIPPKETFISDRATTPVAAAVESVSRSVSSTPTPVSIDTPLHTARDDSMKLDNSVPAALATNMFMKKKEYENDSEQQLNFPPDKTEEIQKTIQNDIETNAAFQNPLFNDELKYWLDSKKYLMQPLQEMSPRMVSQLESSLLNCPDSLDADSPCLYTKPLSLPHPTSIFFPSEPIRFVYPYDVPLNLANNENDTTDKFDKDGNPKSKKHDDIYNRTSLARIFMKFDLDTLFFIFYHYQGSYEQFLAARELYKNRNWLFNRVDRCWYYKEIEKLPPGMGKSEEESWRYFDYKKSWLARRCGNDFVYNEEDFEKL, encoded by the coding sequence ATGTCTCAAAGAAAGCTACAACAAGATATTGATaagcttttgaagaaagtgaaagaGGGAATCGAAGATTTCGACGAcatatatgaaaaatttcagtcAACAGACCCTTCCAACTCGTCGCATAGGGAAAAACTAGAATCTGACTTAAAGagagaaatcaaaaaactgCAAAAACATAGAGACCAAATAAAAACATGGCTAAGCAAAGAGGATGTAAAAGATAAACAGAGTGTTCTGATGACTAATAGGAGGCTGATTGAAAATGGCATGGAAAGGTTCAAGTCCGTGGAGAaattaatgaaaacaaaacagtTTTCAAAGGAGGCTTTAACGAACCCAGATATAATTAAGGATCCCAGAGAACTCAAAAAGAGAGACCAAGTCATGTTCATTCATGATTGTTTAGATGAACTACAGAAGCAAGTAGAACAATCAGAGgctcaagaaaatgaggaacAAACAGAAAGACACGAATTTCACATCGCAAACCTAGAAaatatcttgaagaaacttcaaaataatgaaatggaCCCAGAGCCTGTGGAAgaatttcaagatgatATAAAGTATTATGTTGAGAATAACAGTGATCCTGATTTCATCGAATATGATACAATTTACGAAGATATGGGTTGTGAAATTCAACCTTCATCGAATAGCAATGAAGCCCCCAAAGAAGCAAACAATCTATCATCCGTATCCAGCATCCGTTCCACGAGAAAACAAGAACGTTctccaaagaaaaaaatcccaCCAAAGGAAACATTTATATCAGACAGGGCGACAACTCCAGTGGCGGCAGCTGTAGAATCTGTTTCTCGGTCTGTATCTTCTACTCCGACACCAGTATCGATTGATACGCCATTGCATACAGCGAGAGACGATTCAATGAAGCTCGATAATTCCGTCCCTGCTGCACTAGCTACCAACATGttcatgaaaaagaaggaataTGAGAATGATTCAGAGCAACAATTGAATTTTCCGCCGGATAAAACAGAGGAAATCCAAAAAACTATCCAGAACGATATAGAAACGAACGCAGCTTTTCAGAATCCTCTTTTTAATGACGAATTGAAGTATTGGTTGGACTCGAAAAAGTACTTAATGCAACCTCTTCAAGAAATGTCGCCAAGAATGGTATCGCAGTTAGAATCCTCGCTCTTAAATTGTCCGGATTCTTTAGATGCCGATTCACCATGTCTTTATACCAAACCATTATCTTTACCTCACCCAACatcaattttcttccccAGTGAACCAATTCGATTTGTTTACCCCTACGATGTACCTTTGAATCTAgcaaataatgaaaatgacacAACTGACAAATTCGATAAAGATGGTAATCCAAAATCCAAAAAGCATGACGATATCTATAATAGAACTTCGTTGGCGAGAATATTCATGAAATTCGACCTTGatactttatttttcatattctaTCATTATCAGGGTTCTTATGAGCAGTTTCTAGCAGCCAGAGAGCTTTACAAAAACAGAAACTGGTTATTCAACAGAGTGGACCGTTGCTGGTACTATAAGGAAATCGAGAAGTTACCACCGGGAATGGGTAAATCTGAAGAGGAATCATGGAGGTATTTCgattataaaaaaagttggtTAGCGAGACGTTGCGGTAACGATTTTGTatataatgaagaagattttgaaaaactgtAA
- the LTP1 gene encoding tyrosine protein phosphatase LTP1 (similar to Saccharomyces cerevisiae LTP1 (YPR073C); ancestral locus Anc_3.371) — translation MTIGGPKISVAFVCLGNFCRSPMAEAIFKHEVEKANLEDRFDKIDSFGTSNYHVGEAPDHRTVSICKQHGVKIKHKGKQIKTKNFDEYDYIIGMDDSNIKNLKKLQPKGSKAKVCLFGDWNTCDGTVQTIIEDPWYGDISDFEHNFNQITYFSKQFLEKEL, via the coding sequence ATGACAATTGGAGGACCAAAAATATCAGTCGCATTCGTTTGTTTGGGTAACTTCTGTAGATCACCAATGGCCGAAGCTATTTTCAAGCATGAAGTCGAAAAGGCTAATCTAGAAGACCGTTTTGACAAGATTGATTCCTTCGGTACTTCTAATTACCATGTGGGAGAAGCTCCTGATCATCGTACGGTGTCTATTTGTAAGCAACATGGCGTCAAGATCAAACATAAGGgcaaacaaataaaaactaaaaatttCGATGAATATGACTACATAATCGGCATGGACGACTCTAACATCAAaaacctgaaaaaattacaacCAAAGGGTTCTAAAGCCAAGGTATGTCTTTTTGGAGACTGGAATACCTGTGATGGCACTGTACAAACTATTATAGAAGATCCTTGGTACGGTGATATCTCAGATTTCGAACACAACTTCAATCAAATCACTTATTTCTCTAAAcagtttcttgaaaaagaattataA